Proteins encoded in a region of the Planococcus citri chromosome 1, ihPlaCitr1.1, whole genome shotgun sequence genome:
- the LOC135837145 gene encoding uncharacterized protein K02A2.6-like yields the protein MTRSGGTKNGENNEEAKASEVASSSSTVINNYTTTQSMFECEKFNAGTMIWDRWIQRIEGAFETFSVPTDKRTHYLVHNVELDTFNLLADKVSPKSPYSLKYEDAKKLLSDHFSPAPLEIAEIFKFNHRVQKENESVRDFVASLQKLSIHCNFGDYQKKALRNQLVCGLRDVSTQNRLLEISDLTFDKALEIATSRETCAQGSAALHSDAKKPIPDAEVNALHTDKNKKRHVKKFNGKKKPDNDSTSSKKCHRCAKTGHSPDKCYHIKAVCKVCQKIGHIDQACFKKNKNKAHTSVLEAVEEFADMYVNECKSSSGLRRKIWVHPTINGVELKMELDCAAAVSTINYREALKYWPKAEVKTSQLTLLSFNGQPSKVHGEIMVRVNFEKCTKELKLFLVKEERPPLFGLEWIYVFKVDWNKYIPYVGEISVCAPNSPPPEVLELLRRFEVPSKSGIGKISDLEARVQLKEDARPVFFKARPVPFALQSKIDAVIDKYISEGIYIPVTASDWATPIVPVVKASGDVRICGDYKITVNPQIIIDAYPMPTYEEMFADMQGDEYTKIDIYHAYMQLMMNKKDQKILTLNTHRGLLQPTRMMFGLASAACTWQATMEKILAGIRRKKIFQDDLYMTGPTREEHLQTLREVLERLQKYNLRINVEKSVFFAKSIEYCGYRVDKEGIHPLQAKCEAIVNMKRPENKKDIEVFRGLVNYYSRFVPEFSNIMYPLNRLSRQDVEFEWSSDCEAAFVKIKQILSSERVLVHFNPALDLIVATDASPFAVAAILSHRFADGSERPIQYASQSLNQTQQKYAHIDKEAYAIVYGIKKFHQYIYGRKFTLITDCEPLTKIFSPDKGLPVHSAMRMQHYAIFLQSYTYQIKYRRTNAHANVDALSRLPSSLETASTQEPDVVQMNVLEEIPVTSSIIAKETATEPKLKKLMEALEKGHDLKPVDRFNINILEFSLQRGCIFRGSRIVIPTSLKEQMLKKLHSVHFGISKMKSLARSICWWPGISNDLEDLAKKCAECKLFANNPAKVNGQTWKSSEQPFERVHVDFAGPFLSLKYFVLVDSFSKWPEISVVKNEDAATVIRECTEIFSRFGYPSIIVSDNGTAFTSAEFQNFLKEKGIEHRTTAPFHPATNGQVERYNATFKKALKTLNASPQDVNEKLKQFLMLYRRTPHTTTNKSPAELLLGRQIRAQVDIVFPPKKPEAERAKKVDDEKVRKLSMGDNVIARDYSSPKTKWQFGTVSEKLGKLHYNVLLDDGRTWKRHIDQLRIRSPDQTSNTTPKTVGKKPDQVTNPRPKRVIKRPVRLNL from the coding sequence ATGACTAGAAGCGGAGGAACAAAAAACGGCGAGAATAATGAAGAAGCCAAAGCATCGGAGGTAGCTTCATCATCATCTACGGTCATCAATAATTATACTACTACGCAATCGATGttcgaatgtgaaaaattcaatgctGGTACTATGATATGGGACCGATGGATACAACGAATCGAAGGTGCATTCGAGACATTCAGTGTTCCTACGGACAAACGTACGCATTATTTAGTTCACAACGTTGAACTTGATACGTTTAATTTACTGGCGGACAAAGTATCGCCGAAAAGTCCGTATTCGTTGAAATATGAAGACGCAAAAAAGCTCTTATCAGATCATTTCAGTCCAGCACCGTTGGAAATAGctgaaatattcaagttcaaTCATCGTGTACAGAAGGAAAATGAATCCGTACGTGATTTCGTTGCATCGTTACAAAAGTTATCGATCCACTGTAATTTTGGTGATTATCAGAAGAAAGCTTTACGTAATCAGTTGGTATGTGGTTTACGCGATGTAAGTACGCAAAATCGTTTATTGGAAATTTCCGATCTTACCTTCGATAAAGCATTAGAAATAGCTACGTCTAGAGAGACATGTGCTCAAGGTTCAGCAGCTTTACATAGCGACGCGAAAAAACCGATACCTGATGCCGAAGTGAACGCTCTGCATaccgataaaaataaaaagcggCATGTGAAGAAATTTAACGGTAAAAAGAAGCCTGATAACGATTCAACGTCTTCTAAAAAGTGCCATCGTTGCGCGAAAACCGGTCATTCTCCTGATAAATGTTATCACATCAAGGCTGTTTGCAAAGTCTGCCAGAAGATTGGTCACATTGACCAAGCTTGtttcaagaaaaacaaaaacaaagctCACACGTCCGTACTAGAAGCAGTCGAAGAGTTTGCAGACATGTATGTAAACGAATGTAAATCTTCAAGCGGTCTGCGCAGGAAAATCTGGGTACATCCTACGATCAACGGTGTCGAGTTAAAAATGGAACTCGATTGCGCAGCGGCAGTTTCAACGATAAATTATCGAGAAGCGCTCAAATATTGGCCGAAAGCTGAAGTAAAAACCAGTCAACTTACCTTGTTATCGTTCAACGGGCAGCCATCCAAGGTTCATGGTGAAATTATGGTTCGTGTAAACTTCGAAAAGTGTACCAAAGAGCTCAAGTTGTTTTTGGTGAAAGAAGAGCGACCCCCGTTATTCGGTCTCGAGTGGATCTACGTGTTCAAAGTCGATTGGAATAAATACATTCCATACGTTGGTGAAATTTCTGTCTGCGCTCCGAATTCTCCTCCACCCGAAGTGTTGGAATTGTTACGTCGATTCGAGGTACCGTCAAAGAGCGGCATTGGGAAAATTTCCGACCTTGAAGCTCGTGTTCAACTTAAAGAAGACGCGCGCCCTGTATTTTTCAAAGCTCGACCTGTGCCTTTTGCGTTACAAAGCAAGATTGATGCGGTAATCGATAAATACATTTCCGAAGGCATTTATATTCCTGTTACGGCGAGTGATTGGGCAACTCCGATAGTTCCTGTGGTCAAAGCATCAGGCGACGTTCGTATCTGTGGCGACTACAAAATAACCGTCAACCCGCAGATAATTATCGATGCTTACCCTATGCCAACCTACGAAGAGATGTTTGCTGATATGCAGGGTGACGAGTATACGAAAATCGATATTTACCATGCGTATATGCAGCTTATGATGaacaaaaaagatcaaaaaatacttacgttGAATACTCATCGAGGACTTTTACAACCGACTCGAATGATGTTTGGTCTAGCATCAGCTGCGTGTACTTGGCAAGCGacgatggagaaaattttagccGGTATTCGACGTAAGAAGATTTTTCAAGACGATCTGTATATGACTGGTCCAACAAGAGAAGAACATCTTCAAACTCTACGTGAAGTGCTTGAACGTTTGCAGAAGTACAACTTACGAATCAACGTGGAGAAAAGCGTATTCTTCGCCAAGTCAATCGAATATTGCGGTTATCGTGTCGATAAAGAAGGTATTCATCCGTTGCAAGCTAAATGCGAAGCTATCGTTAACATGAAAAGACCAGAAAATAAGAAAGACATCGAAGTGTTTCGTGGTTTAGTAAACTACTACAGTCGTTTTGTTCCTGAGTTCAGCAATATTATGTATCCGCTGAATCGTTTATCTCGTCAAGACGTCGAATTTGAATGGTCATCCGATTGCGAAGCAGCGTTTGTGAAAATTAAGCAGATATTATCGTCAGAACGAGTTTTGGTGCATTTCAACCCTGCTCTCGATCTCATTGTGGCAACCGATGCCTCACCGTTCGCTGTTGCAGCCATTTTATCGCACCGATTCGCTGATGGTTCCGAGCGCCCTATCCAATATGCGTCGCAGTCGTTAAATCAAACGCAGCAGAAATATGCTCACATCGATAAAGAAGCGTACGCAATCGTTTATGGAATTAAGAAGTTCCACCAATACATTTATGGTCGTAAATTTACGCTCATCACCGATTGCGAACCTCTTACGAAGATATTTTCACCAGACAAAGGTTTACCTGTTCATTCGGCAATGCGCATGCAACATTATGCTATTTTTCTGCAGTCGTATACGTACCAGATTAAATATCGCCGAACCAACGCTCATGCCAACGTCGATGCGTTATCCAGACTTCCGTCATCGCTAGAAACAGCTTCCACCCAAGAACCCGATGTTGTTCAAATGAATGTGTTGGAAGAAATACCAGTTACGTCATCGATCATCGCTAAAGAGACAGCGACTGAACCGAAGTTGAAAAAGCTGATGGAAGCGTTGGAGAAAGGTCACGACTTGAAACCTGTCGATCGTTTTAATATCAACATACTCGAATTTTCCTTACAAAGAGGGTGTATTTTTCGTGGCAGTCGTATCGTTATTCCCACGTCGTTAAAAGAGCAGATGCTCAAGAAGTTGCACTCtgttcattttggaatttcgaAGATGAAGTCGCTCGCTCGAAGTATTTGCTGGTGGCCTGGTATTAGCAACGATCTCGAAGATTTGGCCAAAAAGTGCGCCGAATGTaaattgttcgcgaataatCCAGCGAAAGTCAACGGTCAAACCTGGAAAAGTTCAGAGCAGCCGTTCGAGCGTGTTCACGTCGATTTCGCCGGACCGTTTCTGAGTCTCAAATATTTTGTTCTAGTAGACTCATTCAGCAAATGGCCAGAGATCTCGGTTGTTAAAAATGAAGATGCCGCTACGGTCATCAGAGAATGTACTGAAATATTCTCACGTTTCGGTTATCCAAGTATCATCGTCAGCGATAATGGTACAGCGTTCACGTCCGCCGAAttccagaattttctcaaagagaaAGGCATCGAACATCGTACGACAGCTCCTTTCCACCCTGCCACAAATGGGCAAGTTGAACGTTACAATGCAACGTTCAAGAAGGCGTTAAAGACGTTGAACGCATCACCTCAAGATGTTAACGAAAAATTGAAGCAGTTCTTGATGTTGTATCGTCGAACACCCCATACGACCACAAACAAATCACCTGCTGAGTTACTGCTAGGTAGGCAGATTCGTGCTCAGGTTGACATCGTATTTCCGCCGAAGAAACCCGAAGCCGAACGTGCCAAGAAGGTCGACGACGAAAAAGTTCGTAAATTATCAATGGGAGACAACGTAATCGCAAGAGATTATTCTTCCCCGAAGACCAAATGGCAGTTTGGTACTGTGTCTGAAAAGCTGGGAAAGCTTCACTACAACGTCCTTCTCGACGATGGACGTACATGGAAAAGACATATCGATCAGTTGAGAATTCGATCTCCTGATCAAACCTCGAATACGACGCCGAAAACAGTGGGCAAAAAACCCGATCAAGTTACGAATCCAAGACCGAAGAGAGTCATTAAAAGACCTGTTAGGTTAAATCTTTAA